A region from the Vicia villosa cultivar HV-30 ecotype Madison, WI linkage group LG3, Vvil1.0, whole genome shotgun sequence genome encodes:
- the LOC131657156 gene encoding uncharacterized protein LOC131657156: MPNNRNVADGEFHYSSTQESTNIDQHNSYDDKEYLQKAMINALFAYAEASKAKSGFVLAERKSVNHTCSITKCVNALDEIEDVSDDVYMKAVEKFMDPNWREVFVAMSSYRRREWLVRL, from the exons ATGCCGAACAACAG AAATGTTGCAGATGGAGAATTTCATTATTCATCTACTCAAGAATCAACAAATATAGATCAACATAATTCATATGATGATAAAGAGTATTTGCAAAAGGCAATGATAAATGCACTGTTTGCATATGCTGAAGCATCTAAGGCTAAATCAGGTTTTGTTTTAGCGGAAAGAAAGAGTGTAAATCATACTTGTTCAATTACTAAGTGTGTGAATGCTCTTGATGAGATTGAAGATGTTAGCGACGATGTTTATATGAAAGCTGTGGAGAAATTTATGGATCCTAATTGGAGGGAAGTGTTTGTTGCTATGTCTAGTTATAGGAGAAGGGAATGGCTAGTTAGACTTTAG